CTGACTCAGCAAACGCTGATCAGCCGCGAGTACTCGTTCGCGCTGATCAGCCAGCGCCGCTCGAACGGCACGACCACAGCGCTGGACTATCAGGAAGCGTTGGGGCTGGTAGAGCAATCCCGCGCCGAACAGGAAAGCAATCTGCGGCAGAAACAGCAGGCCTTCAACGCGCTGGTGTTGTTGCTCGGCACCAAGGATGCGGCGAAGGCGATTCCTGAACGGCTGTCGACGGAGCCGATGCTGGTTCAGGACATTGCGCCTGACACCACCTCCACGTTGATCGAGCGCCGACCGGACATCCTCGCCGCCGAGCATCGACTACAGGCGCGCAATGCCGACATCGGCGCTGCTCGGGCGGCGTTCTTTCCGCGTATCAGCCTGACCGGCAGTTTCGGCACGTCCAGCGCGCAGATGTCCGGTTTGTTCGACGGAGGCTCGCGGTCATGGAGTTTTGTGCCGAACCTGTCATTGCCGTTGTTCGATGCCGGGCGCAACAGTGCCGGCCTGAGCCTGGCAGAAGCGCGCAAGGACTCGGCGGTGGCAGCGTATGAGGGCACGATTCAGACGGCGTTTCGCGAGGTCGCCGATGCATTGGCCGCCACCGACACCCTGCGCCGGGAAGAAGCAGCCCGACGCGCATTGGCCAACACCAGCAGCGAAACCCTGAAACTGGCCAAGGCGCGTTATGAAGGTGGCGTCGACAATCACCTCCGTTACCTCGATGCCCAGCGCACCAGTTTCGTCAACGAAACGGCATTCATCGAGGTCAGCACCCAGCGGCAGATAGCCCTGGTCGATCTGTTCCGCTCGCTGGGCGGAGGCTGGTCGCCGGACAAGTCCTGAAAGGAGCTCCTTCGGGTTGGCGCATCCAACCCGTTAGCCCCGTGGATCGAAAGGTCGCGGGGCTTTTTTGCGGGTGAAATGCTATTGAGGACGGGTAGGGTTGGCAGCGCCATGCAGGAACATCTGTTCCACGACGTTGGCCGAGTTGGCACTGGCGGCACGCCCACGGCGCTCGGCATCGACCATGGCGAAGATCATGGTCAGGAACAGCTCGGTAAAGACCGCCGCCGTGATGTCGATACGGAACGCGCCCAATTGCTGGCCACGCAGAAAGAAGGCATCGAGGGCATCGAGGTAAAACTGCCAGCGCTTGCCTTCATCGGTGTCGGTGAACGTGTCGGGGCGATACTGAAAGAGCAGGAACACCAGCATTTCACGATGTGCCAGATGCTCATTCACCAGACCGCGCAGGGCTTGCACCGGATCGCCATTCAACAGGTCGGTCGTGGTGGTGATCTGGTTCAGAACGGTCTCACCGTGGCTTTCCATGATCTGCACCAGATTGTCACGGGTGCCGCAGAAACGGTGCAGCGTCGCCTTGCTGACGCCGGCGGCTTCAGCCAGTTCCTTGAGCGTCGCGCGTGGACGATCAACGATGGCCAGGGCCAGTGCCTTGATGAGTCGTTCGTCTTGGGGAGTCAGGGACATCAGTGGGTCTCGGAGCGAATTTCAATGCGTGGGATTGTGCAGGAAAAGGCCTGCACCCGACCAGTTGAAATTCCCCCGGAACCCCGGCCAGGCATCGTCCACCGTTGATTGAGTACATCCAATGCGCGCGAGGTCTGCAATAATGACCACCATTGCGGCGCGAGGGCATGTCGAGTGCTCGTGTCGGTATCCGGCATTTTGATTTGGAGGATTCCATGCGTGACATTATTGATGGCTTTCTGCGTTTCCAGCGCGAGGTCTATCCGCAACGTGTCGAGCTATTCAAGCAGCTCGCGACAGAACAAAACCCCAAGGCATTGTTCGTCACCTGCTCGGACAGCCGTGTAGTACCTGAACTCCTCACACAGCGCGAACCGGGCGAGCTGTTCGTGATCCGCAACGCCGGCAACATCGTGCCGTCGTACGGCCCTGAACCGGGTGGCGTTTCGGCCACCGTCGAATACGCGGTTGCCGTGCTCGGCGTAAAGGACATCGTGATCTGCGGCCACTCGGATTGCGGGGCCATGGGCGCGATTTCACGCTGCACGTGCCTGGATCATCTTCCGGCCGTTGCCAACTGGCTTCGCCACTCGGACGCCGCGAAAGCGATCAATGCCGCGCATGAATTCGATACGCCGCGTGACAAGCTCGACGGCCTCGTGCGTGAAAACGTGATCGCACAACTGGCGAACCTGCGCACTCACCCATCGGTGGCACTGGCGCTCGAGCAGGGGCGTTTGAACCTGCATGGCTGGGTCTACGACATCGAGGCGGGCTGCATCGATGCGCTGGATGGCGCCACTCGCCGCTTCATCAAACTTTCCGATTCACCGACCACCGTTGCCGTCGCTGCGCGCAACGTTGATCAGGTGTAACGCCTAGGGACGAGTCAGGACGGAGATCGCTTCGTTCTGTCGTTCGGGCTCGGGACGTTTTTGATTCCGGATATGTTTTTCTTCAATCCGGTGACCTATTGATCGAGCCCGCGCCGAAGTTTTTGCCGTACTGGTTTGAGTGAATGGCTGTAGAAGCAACCATCGACTGCTTCTACAGCCACCGACCGCTTACGCCACTTCGACGTGATCCAGCGCCTGATTCACCGCCAACCCGGCGACCATCACCACCTGCGCAATCCCCAACGCCGTCTTGCGATGCGAGGGTTCGAGCGTGGACGCAAAGTTATTCAACATCTCGGTGGCCGAACCCAGGGACTCGCTGGCGTTGGCCAACAGGGATTCAGTGTTGTACTTGGGATTGGCCCGGAACATCGGCTCGGGATCGATGCAGCACGACATCACCCGGGAAGACGGGGAGAGGTAATGATCCAGAGCACGCTCGGCGGCGTCGTGGAATTTCTTCGAATCGGGAAATTCGTAAGGGGAGGTTGGGTCGGTTTCGGGTGGGTTGGGTGTTGGTTTGATCATGGTGTAGCTCCTACGTCATCAATGGGAGCCGTCACGTTCGCTACCAAACGAAGGGTGGCGGCCATGCTCAGGTTGGTAGACCGGGACATAGGAAACCGGCGCGCCCGAAGACGCCCTGTGCATGACCACCATAACGCGGAGTCTTACAGACACTGCACATCATGATGCTTATGCAACCTACGATATCCGGGGCTACCAAACCCCATCACTGTTTTTCAGTGACCGGGAAACGATAAGACCCGCGTCGTAGACGCACAAGCCGGCGGATTCTGGCGTAGTCGTAGGCAATGACGCAAGGCGTTGTAGCCTTGGGGAAGTTACGGCAGGTTGCTTTAAACGCGGCCTGTTTAATCGCTCAAAGCCTGGAAGAAATCTCCTTCCAGATGTAGCCGTAGTTGTATTGCAGCCAGCGAACCAACGCCTTATCCAATTGCCTGCGAAACCAGCTGCTCTCCCTGGCTGCCAGCCTTTGCTCGATCATGATTCTGAGTGAGTCTGGATCGAAGCCAGTCCATACCGAGGGCACAGCGGCCAGAAGGTTGGTGAAGCACACCGGCGCGACCTCCGAATAAAGGATTTCGTAGAGCACGTCAGAATCGATGCCTCTGACTTCCGCAGCCACATAATCGTATTCGACGGGTAAATCGTTGAAAGGCCAGGAGAGGGCAGCTCTGATGTTGGTTAGCTGTGGCTCAGTCAGAAGATGTCTCAAAACCAAAACACCTTTTGTTCGCCTTTCATTGAATGGAGACAAGGTGAGATAGTGGATTTTTGAAAGAGTACTCTGGTTTTTTTGGGGTGAAAAAAGGGGGGTAGCATAAATTCGACCATTTTGACTCCATAACAAAGAATGGGGCGGACTTATTATCAGTAAATAAGTCCGCTCCTTTTGGTTGCTCAAGAGGTTCGTTCGGGCTCCCCAATGCTTTTTAGAAGGGCGTTGTATTGGGCGGAGTCAGAATTGTATATCTTGTCTAGGACATAGTTTGCCACTCTGGCTATTTCAGGAATTTCCACTGGCTTGAATCCTCTGTCGGGTATGGCTTCAAGGTGCGAGAACTCATTGTTTAAACGATTTATAAGCGCTACCGCCGTGTCTTCCTCCTCTCCAAAGAATTTTCTAATCCGCTCAAAGGCATCGTTTTTGTCGTCGTGATAGGGGTATTTGAAGCACAGAAATGCTTCAAGAAATTTTCTCAGGTTGTTGCCGAAGCCGAAAAAAGGTTCATGATTTAAGTTTGCGGCATCTTGGTTTTTGCACTTGTAGATCTGATGGAAGAGGTAGTGAAATTCAGTGATGTAATCTCTTAAGTAGGCTGGCATCAATAAAATGTTGCTGGCTGAGCCATTGCGCTCAATTAGAAAGCTCTCGCTATCTTCAACGCTCTTTGTTTTGCCATCTCCTGTGGGAATCTTTTTCTTTGGAATTGAAAGGCGCTTGAGGTATTTTAAAAAATCTAAGTTGTGTGTAGAGATGAAAAGTTGGTTGTAGCGATATTTGTTTGATCCGTCATCGTTTTTAAGAGGTTTCGTAATTAAGCTTTCGATTAGACTGAACATGAAGAAAATGTGGTTATTGTCCAGGCTTGAAATTGGGTCGTCTATATAGATTATTAACTCTTTTCCTTTGTTTTCAGCCTCGTCTAATTTTGCTATGAAATAGCAAAATGCAATTAAGCTGCATTCTCCCTCGCTTAGGTTGTACGCGGAGGTTCCGTTTCTGGTTATTTCGAATTTTACGGTTTTCTGATCTGATCCATCTTTAGCCTCAAGCTTGATTCCATCATGTCCAAAAAAGTGATTGAGCAAGGAGTTTACTTGTTCGGCGCCTTTGCGCTCATCTTTCTGCGTGGCTCGTAAGCTTGAGATTTTTGCTACGGCCTCACGAATTTCACTCTCCGCACTTTCATAAATTGTACTTGCTGTATCAAGGCTGGTTTTCAGATTTTCGATTCTTGCAAGCTCAGACTCATATTTAATTGATTGGAATAATGTGTGAACATCGGTTAGTCGAAGCGCCTCCCTAGCAGAAGCTTTGTCTTTCTCAAGTGTTTTGGTTTTAGTGTTATTTTGCGAAATTAAAGTATTTATTGCGTTGACGTAACCTTGCACGTCTTCTTCGTTGTAACTAGGAGGCGCTAAGGCGACGGTTTGGAAAAGATTATTTTTGCGGCTCTCCAAAGCCTGTTTCAGTGCGTCGACATCCTTTCTGTAGATTGTTAACGCATCAGAAAGAGCCTTGCTATTTGTGTGGAATGCCGGACGCTCATCTGTATAAAACTGGTCGCTTGTAAATTTATTGAGGTTGGCAACTAAATTGATCTCGCTATTCACAGTAAGGATTGCAGAATCAAGAGCAGTCTCAAGATCGCCAGACTCTTTGCTGAAGTGGGAATCCAGCGTTTGCCAAAGTTCGTGGGGCAAATTCTGTCGGCAAAAGGCACAATCTTCTCGTTTTTGACGATGAAGATTAATACCTTGTTTGACCCAGTTTTGTAGAATGCTGTCGTTAAGTAACTCTTGAATTGGCTTTGTTGGGGTGATTTTTTTTGATAGAAGTTGTTCGGATGTTTCGCGTAGAGAGTTTAGGTTTAATTTGATGCTTAATGTTTCGTTTATGTCGGGTAGAGCTTCTTGTTTTAGTAGATTTAGTTTTGTGGTTTGCTCCTCGGTCGTAAGTGGGGAGAAATCTGGTTTTTTTACAGTGTTAATATCCCTTTTGATGCTGTCGATATTGTAGGTTGAAAGTCCGTATTCGCGATTTTTTTTGATTTTATTGTTTGCGTGTGACCTTAGCTTTTCCTCCAATGAATCGGAGACGGCCTTGTGGTTGCCTTTGATACGATCCCTTTCTAGTTTTTTAGCTTCTAGTTCGAAACGGAGGCCGGATTTTCCTTCAGTACTGCCGAGTTTTGTTTCTATGGCTTCTATCGCGTCATCAATTTCTTTGTTTTTTTCTCCGACAATGGCGAAGGTTTTTATTTCTCCTCCAATTTGGTTGACAAGAAAGCTCAGATTATCAGTTACAAAGTCGCGATTGTAGACTCTCACGTCATAGTTGTGAGTAAGCAATGATGAGGGTGCGACATTTCCATTGTCACCGCGAATGGTGAAGGATACGTCAGTGTAGCTAGAGGGCGTTTTACGTAATTCTAAAGCGCGAAACAAACGCGAGAGTGTGGTTTTTCCGGAATAATTACGTCCGTATAAAATATTCAGGCGTTTTAAGTCCTGAACGTTTCTTCCGCTATCCCGGACGGATTTTTTCCAATCTAAATCGCTAAAGCTTCCAAAGCGTTCTATATCTATCTGATGTATCACTAGCCTTTCCTCCCTATTTACTTTTCTAAGGGTAGTCGAGAAATACAAACTCGACAGTTAAGGAGTGAGAAAAAATTCGCAGAAAAAAGGGGACAGAAAAAAGGGGACTGATTTGTTTCTCATATCTATTCTAAAATCCGTCAACGATTTCATTTGAGAGGCAAGCCATGGATGCCGCAGAAGAGCTGATACAGGGAGCAGGGCGTATGATTGGCAACATTGGTTTCTGGCCATCGTTTCACGATGCGGAAGTCATTTCATTTTCGGTGTCACGGCCACTTCACCATGCCAACTCAGGCACCGTCGCAAAGCTCCGCATTTACTATCGTGAACATGAAGTGGTGAGGGCGGGTACAGCGGTCTTTGAATACTGTTTCCGCAAAAGCTTACTGATCGAACTGATATTCGACGGTCTCCAGGACTCGTCGCTGAAGGACTTCAACCAACAGAACGTACTCGATTCAATTAAATTCAAACGCTTACAGGATTCATCAATCGTTGCAGAACTGCTTTCGATCTGGGGGGTTGGCGGAGTCATTCGCTGTAACACTGTCGCAATTGGCGAATTTACGAACCTTTTAGATTGATGATCATGCGTCTAAAAAAGGGACAGATTTTTTTTCGGGAAAATACATCTGTCCCATACTCTTTCTTTAAGGAGCAGTGAAAATTTTCAAATCTACATCCAGTTCATCTGCAGTGCTCAACCAATCCTCTATAAGCTGATACGCCTGAATGCTTGCAGGCTGACAGGTGAGTGGATTTTCCATACTTTTAATGTAGTGTTTAGCGGAAAAAGAGTTGCCAGCCAAGATCCAAATCTCTTTTTTACATCGCATTGATGTTCTGCGCTTGCAGATAAGTTCCCATACATTTTTGGAGAGAGAGTCGTCTGTTGGAG
This genomic window from Pseudomonas kribbensis contains:
- a CDS encoding Imm50 family immunity protein, with translation MDAAEELIQGAGRMIGNIGFWPSFHDAEVISFSVSRPLHHANSGTVAKLRIYYREHEVVRAGTAVFEYCFRKSLLIELIFDGLQDSSLKDFNQQNVLDSIKFKRLQDSSIVAELLSIWGVGGVIRCNTVAIGEFTNLLD
- a CDS encoding DUF6124 family protein, which encodes MIKPTPNPPETDPTSPYEFPDSKKFHDAAERALDHYLSPSSRVMSCCIDPEPMFRANPKYNTESLLANASESLGSATEMLNNFASTLEPSHRKTALGIAQVVMVAGLAVNQALDHVEVA
- a CDS encoding DUF7079 family protein, whose protein sequence is MRHLLTEPQLTNIRAALSWPFNDLPVEYDYVAAEVRGIDSDVLYEILYSEVAPVCFTNLLAAVPSVWTGFDPDSLRIMIEQRLAARESSWFRRQLDKALVRWLQYNYGYIWKEISSRL
- a CDS encoding TetR/AcrR family transcriptional regulator, which codes for MSLTPQDERLIKALALAIVDRPRATLKELAEAAGVSKATLHRFCGTRDNLVQIMESHGETVLNQITTTTDLLNGDPVQALRGLVNEHLAHREMLVFLLFQYRPDTFTDTDEGKRWQFYLDALDAFFLRGQQLGAFRIDITAAVFTELFLTMIFAMVDAERRGRAASANSANVVEQMFLHGAANPTRPQ
- a CDS encoding efflux transporter outer membrane subunit; the encoded protein is MRISAFSTLVIALLLGGCSLAPTYERPVAPVAEHWAEETTKQGSPINQLAWQTFIVDPELRRLVVIALDNNRSLRQTLLDIEQARAQYRIQRADRVPGLNAAASGNRQRLPADLASNGQAGVASSYQVGVSLPEYELDLFGRVKSLTDSALQEYLATEEAARAAQIALIAEVSQAYLIHDGAQRRLELTQQTLISREYSFALISQRRSNGTTTALDYQEALGLVEQSRAEQESNLRQKQQAFNALVLLLGTKDAAKAIPERLSTEPMLVQDIAPDTTSTLIERRPDILAAEHRLQARNADIGAARAAFFPRISLTGSFGTSSAQMSGLFDGGSRSWSFVPNLSLPLFDAGRNSAGLSLAEARKDSAVAAYEGTIQTAFREVADALAATDTLRREEAARRALANTSSETLKLAKARYEGGVDNHLRYLDAQRTSFVNETAFIEVSTQRQIALVDLFRSLGGGWSPDKS
- a CDS encoding AAA family ATPase; protein product: MIHQIDIERFGSFSDLDWKKSVRDSGRNVQDLKRLNILYGRNYSGKTTLSRLFRALELRKTPSSYTDVSFTIRGDNGNVAPSSLLTHNYDVRVYNRDFVTDNLSFLVNQIGGEIKTFAIVGEKNKEIDDAIEAIETKLGSTEGKSGLRFELEAKKLERDRIKGNHKAVSDSLEEKLRSHANNKIKKNREYGLSTYNIDSIKRDINTVKKPDFSPLTTEEQTTKLNLLKQEALPDINETLSIKLNLNSLRETSEQLLSKKITPTKPIQELLNDSILQNWVKQGINLHRQKREDCAFCRQNLPHELWQTLDSHFSKESGDLETALDSAILTVNSEINLVANLNKFTSDQFYTDERPAFHTNSKALSDALTIYRKDVDALKQALESRKNNLFQTVALAPPSYNEEDVQGYVNAINTLISQNNTKTKTLEKDKASAREALRLTDVHTLFQSIKYESELARIENLKTSLDTASTIYESAESEIREAVAKISSLRATQKDERKGAEQVNSLLNHFFGHDGIKLEAKDGSDQKTVKFEITRNGTSAYNLSEGECSLIAFCYFIAKLDEAENKGKELIIYIDDPISSLDNNHIFFMFSLIESLITKPLKNDDGSNKYRYNQLFISTHNLDFLKYLKRLSIPKKKIPTGDGKTKSVEDSESFLIERNGSASNILLMPAYLRDYITEFHYLFHQIYKCKNQDAANLNHEPFFGFGNNLRKFLEAFLCFKYPYHDDKNDAFERIRKFFGEEEDTAVALINRLNNEFSHLEAIPDRGFKPVEIPEIARVANYVLDKIYNSDSAQYNALLKSIGEPERTS
- a CDS encoding carbonic anhydrase — translated: MRDIIDGFLRFQREVYPQRVELFKQLATEQNPKALFVTCSDSRVVPELLTQREPGELFVIRNAGNIVPSYGPEPGGVSATVEYAVAVLGVKDIVICGHSDCGAMGAISRCTCLDHLPAVANWLRHSDAAKAINAAHEFDTPRDKLDGLVRENVIAQLANLRTHPSVALALEQGRLNLHGWVYDIEAGCIDALDGATRRFIKLSDSPTTVAVAARNVDQV